The nucleotide window AGTTCAGCTCTAAACTAGAATTAGCTTTGCAGTGGTAGAAAGCTTATTCGTTGCAAACGAAAACATGTCCATTGATAGTTGTCATTCAGATCACCTCAAAAGTTGTAATCATATGGAACCATCAACAAAATAAGTTGTATATTTTTATCTTATTGAGGCCTACTGACAGATAACATGTGTTGTCATTCCTCCATCTATGTTTGGGAGGATGactaatagcccgtttggccgagctgcaaaaatcagcttattttgagaagtgtttttttctcaaaagtgcttttggtgagaagcagtttgtgtttggctaattagtttgaaaagcacttctgagcagcaattagtgtttggccaagctttaaaaaactgcttctaagtgtatttttctcaaaagtgcttctcaaaaaagtgcttttggagagaagctacttttttctgcttctccaaaactgtttctgcttctcctcaaaagcacttttttttccttctagaagcttggccaaacaccttaatttttggccaaaagtgcttttggccaaaaaaaagtttggccaaacaggctataattgTAATTTCCATTTGCGTTTTGAATGTAtttgaagaaactttttgagGAATATCTAATCAATTTTCTCGTTTGGACACTTTTATTGGATATGTATAATTGCGTTTTCCTTGATTATAGGCCCAATGATAACATTTTGTACGATTATCGGCACATCAGTTGCTTTAATCTTAATCCGCATATGCTGCTTCAGTGATTGAGTTAATATGCAGTTGGAATTGGATCGTATGGGTTAAATGACTAATGCCATCATTCATATTTAATTGACCTCACTCCTCTGCATGGTTGTAGCTGGTGGGGTAATTCTGATAAGATAAATAAGGTGGAACATCTTACGCAGATGGAGTGCGAACTAAGGGAGTCGCTTAATGCAGTTCATGTTCGGAAGGTAATATATGGAATATTTCCAAAAGCTGGATTAATACTGAAGTATTTGGTTTGGTGGTAATTGGTGATCATAGTGCAGCAACAAATTTTTAGGAAACAGTCATACTATTGATGAACTATATTCTTTGCCTCGATATGGATTTTGGGGGACTTAGGGACTGCTCTTCCTCTTGCCCTTCCTCCCCTTgttcttttgtttctgttttaGTCTCCTGCTTTTGCTGTTAGGGAAAAGCAGTGTAAAGTGTATAAATAGCTGAATGGTTTTGCACTTGAATTTCGTATAACAGCTCCAGAGCATGACGCATTTGCATCTTCCAATGGGCAGTAGACAAGAGGAGCAGACCCTGACATGTCATCCGGCAAATAACAGCCAGAACATGCCATTCCCCGAGGCACCAAACTTTCTAACACAAGGGTGAGTATTAGACTCTATTTGTTCACCATCTTTACTTCATTCCCCTTTTACAACCTTATTATCATTTCACCCTTGAAGTTGCTGGATTTTGGTAATTGCTGTcctaaaaatcatatttttacttCCATGTCTAATTTGTTTACCAGTTACCATGCCTGGAACAGCTTTAGCAATGATCTTACTATCAAATTGATGACCATTGTTTCTCCGTAGAGATTTGGGGTGCTCCGGAGATACATCTGTTGCAGAATGTTCTCATGTTTTGGACTCTGGAAAAGAACTGGAACTAGATGCCACTGCTTTGGATGATTTAAATAGTATAGCATGCTTGAGACAGCAGCTAAGTGAGCCATATTCGTACTATCCTTACGATAATCTTAATCTGCTGGAAAGGAAAAGTTTGGATCCTCAGAGTGAGGTAGATTTGAGAGGGTATTTGATGGATTATGAAACTCAAAGAAATTTTAATCTGCCTAGATCTTTGGGTTCTGGCAATAATTCCTGGGATAGTGCAGCTGGTGCCTCTGCAGCTCCAGTTTTGGATGAAAAATCATATCCCCAGGTAATTTTACCACCATCCTTTTTCAGTTAATTTCTCAACCGTGTGTGAAAGTTAGTTACTGGAGTAATGATGTTTAATTGCTCCATCTTACAGATGGAATTTTTCTGCTCCATGCATGTGTGCTTCTCTGtgatagtttttctttttctttttctctccgtGATAATTGAATATGCTAATGCAAGTTTTTATATTAATCCACCAAATCAACCACCGTCTCCAAATATATACGCTCATGTAATTGCTCTTCCTTGATCTAACATGTCTTACTCCGTCTCATTTAGTTTTTGGATTCTTTTTGCTGCAGCAAGAGAAGCGTTCAGAGTGATTGAACACTTGAGACACTTTGCACTACTTGTGTTTCCTAGCGACTAACAGAACTTTTCATTATACAATAATCTGTGATCGGTGGTTTGAAGGTCACTTTTATGTTGGAATGGTTGTTGATAGGTAATTATGTTCACAAATGATTATAGTTTTTTGCGTAGCAAACCCCGACACCAGGCATGATCAAGGTATTGGTCAGCACAAGTAGAATAAGAACTTGCTCGTGTATGAGATCTGAGACTAAGACCAATTTCACTTTGCTTCAATAAATTTCTGGGATTTCTTTTGCAATTGAGATGCATAAGTTGAACTACTAAAAGAAAGCTTTCCCTTTACCAAATCCAAGTCTAGATAAGCGTCTCGAATTAGCTAAAGGGGGCTTTTCTTCCACTTTATATACTGACGATAGGGTGGAAATAACACGAATAAGACTTGCAATTTAAAATGCCCTGTACATTAAAGGTTCCTTGTTTACCACAAAGCTCTATTCTTGATCAAAAACCATAACATGGTTACAAGGGTAACAATATATTCAATCCAGTTTCCATGAGGTTTTCTAGTTGCCGAGTGTTTGGACAATGGTGTTGTGCCATGGGTCGGAGAGGTGTTGCAGAAGGTTGTCAAAAGGTCCCTTTCCTACTACATTGTGCTGCACTATGAATCCCAAAAATGCCAACATTGCCAATCTCCCTGCATATTATCCATGTGAAAGTTAGTGATGTTACTATTATAGTAGATAAAGTTTAGTATTAATGTGAAAAAATTAGTTATGGTATTTTATTGTTACAGTGGATCAAGTTTAGTGATCGTACATGAAATATAACAGGGTTGTGGTAGTTGGACTTACCATTAGCAATTTCCTTTTCTTTGGCCTCAGCAGTTGGTGCAAAGTTGAGTGGGTTGAAAATACCACCAGGGTATCCAACTTCGTTAGGAGGCAAGCTGTAGTTCTTGAAGATGGGGTCTTGGTTAACACTTCCTGGGTTCTTGATGTCTTGCCACCTTCTGATCTCGACGTAGTGGAACAAGATGAACTCGATCACGAACAGGGTGGATGAAGATGCAAAGTACTCTTCTTTTCCAGCATCATACCATTTGGGCACGTTAAGGATTCCAATGTTAGTGAAAACCTCAGGCAGCAGCATCCCAGCAACACCCAACATAGCCCAACGACCGTTCACCAGTTCAGCCTGGACGAACCATTTCAAGTTCTCTGGGTCCTCAGCAAGTCCCAATGGATCAAAACCATTGTCTCCTGGGAGACTAAGACAAGCAAGCATTCGAGTATTAGAACAAGGCTAAAAACCATTAGTAAAAGTATGCTCTTTGTAATAGCTTAAGTTTTCGGATGAGGTAGTCACACAATTCAATATGATATCGAGCAGACCTAGTCCTGTGATTAAGTCTTACCGCCAccgaatattttttttatttaaaaaaacaaCATACTTGGCTCATGAAAAAGAATCAAGACTACACGCATAATTATTTAAGTTTTTAGAAAACAACTGGATAACCCAATTATAAAGGCAACAAAAAAATATGATCTTGAATGTATGTACCTGCCATCAAGATAAGTAGGAGAGGCTAAGCCTGGAAGCCATTGACCTTTCTTGGCTTCAACCTTGAATGAGTTGTAAGATGAAGAAGTCAAGGGCTTAAAAGAGACCTCTCTGTTTAATTTACCAGATGATCCAGTGAGAAATCTGGTTTTTGAGGCACATGGCCGGAAAATGGCAGCTGA belongs to Nicotiana tabacum cultivar K326 chromosome 6, ASM71507v2, whole genome shotgun sequence and includes:
- the LOC107774934 gene encoding agamous-like MADS-box protein AGL65, which produces MFSPTGKPTLFQGERRFPYCLLVTVLYLWQAPKLLASCTGHVKVKLSDVLILKYLTLRKTFKKLDHDVGVQEFLDASDPSVEELHNQVKVLQSRLTDVEKRLSWWGNSDKINKVEHLTQMECELRESLNAVHVRKLQSMTHLHLPMGSRQEEQTLTCHPANNSQNMPFPEAPNFLTQGDLGCSGDTSVAECSHVLDSGKELELDATALDDLNSIACLRQQLSEPYSYYPYDNLNLLERKSLDPQSEVDLRGYLMDYETQRNFNLPRSLGSGNNSWDSAAGASAAPVLDEKSYPQQEKRSE
- the LOC107774933 gene encoding chlorophyll a-b binding protein P4, chloroplastic translates to MATVTTQASAAIFRPCASKTRFLTGSSGKLNREVSFKPLTSSSYNSFKVEAKKGQWLPGLASPTYLDGSLPGDNGFDPLGLAEDPENLKWFVQAELVNGRWAMLGVAGMLLPEVFTNIGILNVPKWYDAGKEEYFASSSTLFVIEFILFHYVEIRRWQDIKNPGSVNQDPIFKNYSLPPNEVGYPGGIFNPLNFAPTAEAKEKEIANGRLAMLAFLGFIVQHNVVGKGPFDNLLQHLSDPWHNTIVQTLGN